From one Streptomyces spiramyceticus genomic stretch:
- the cobT gene encoding nicotinate-nucleotide--dimethylbenzimidazole phosphoribosyltransferase, with protein MTDTGQVPGEGLPEDAGMVAQPGIPAPGAYTFLEPSENAAEDDDLLLMPGAQGAWSDPQVVPSAAPQMQQQAEPVREAAQAEAVRQMQQPGQVMEAPQPEVAQQVQQPGQVIGAPQPEAVQQMKPVQQAPQMQAAVQEQHAPQAQPVAQVSEMPQAQPVPQAQPVPQASEVPQMQPMPQLSEVPQAQQLPDAQQFPQSSEMPQAEQAGPQLSEAPQMQPVAEMSEAQQEPQGSEMPQMQPVAQQADASQPQHGAQMSQVPQGPHDSRGGQPPQGAEPGAHEAGGRDSGSVDLSGVRMPPAAAAAAQTPQPARRPLHLGPPMPEATGGVVRSLADRGPAGAGASVGASATPPNPVPVRNVVPVTTGPEYLDIPGDEAAALPGPQLGAIPSQVATPWTPHVQLQGPEAAAQEAAAETVVPEAVAPEPQTQAAPEVEPVSEPVAEPVAEPVAEEVVSVPAEPKPIAIEPVAPEPTEPAEAVAPEPEQPQPAQEPQPVGEFVPVDGSLPSTPHPAPAAESVEVEVVAEQSAPEAEAEAVPAPVETPAPEAEPVAAEAPAEPPVEQPVAEPLAEVEAVAEPTEPAEAEAEAVVTVPAQRDGGGAAELPAQSQPEATEPEAAEAAAPEADTSADTGAHATAPAPGYDDAEREAVLRVMRERRDIRNGFRSDPIPHEVLLRVLEAAHTAPSVGHSQPWDFVVIRSAETRRSMHELAARQRDAYAKSLPKGRAKQFKELKIEAILDTPVNIVVTADPTRGGRHTLGRHTQPQMAPYSSALAVENLWLAARAEGLGVGWVSFFDEREMVRALGLPEHLEVVAYLCVGYVDEFPEEPELMQAGWSKRRPLSWVVHEETYGRRALPGEEPHDLLQETVSNIRPLDAKALGEAWERQKRMTKPAGALGMLEIISAQLSGLSRMCPPPIPEPAAVAIFAGDHGVHAQGVTAWPQEVTSQMVANFLGGGAVCNAFANQVGAEVCVVDVGVAGELPATPGLLPRKVRAGTADFTTGPALAHEEVLAAIEVGIETARDLVAAGNKALLTGEMGIANTTVSAALIAVYTGQDPAEITGRGTGINDEMHARKVDVVRRALDLHQPDPADPVGVLAAVGGLEHAALVGFILGGASLRTPVILDGVSAGAAALVARAIAPEALAACIAGHRSAEPGHVAALNKLGLRPLVDLDLRLGEGTGALLALPVVQSAARAMHEVATFDSAGVTEK; from the coding sequence ATGACTGACACCGGCCAGGTCCCGGGCGAGGGACTGCCGGAGGACGCAGGCATGGTGGCGCAGCCGGGCATCCCCGCTCCGGGCGCGTACACCTTCCTCGAACCCTCCGAGAACGCAGCCGAGGACGACGACCTGCTGTTGATGCCGGGCGCGCAGGGCGCGTGGAGCGACCCGCAGGTCGTTCCGTCGGCGGCGCCGCAGATGCAGCAGCAGGCGGAGCCGGTGCGGGAGGCTGCACAGGCCGAGGCGGTGCGGCAGATGCAGCAGCCTGGGCAGGTAATGGAGGCTCCGCAGCCCGAGGTGGCGCAGCAGGTGCAGCAGCCTGGGCAGGTAATCGGGGCTCCGCAGCCCGAGGCGGTGCAGCAGATGAAGCCGGTGCAGCAGGCCCCCCAGATGCAGGCGGCGGTGCAGGAGCAGCACGCTCCGCAGGCGCAGCCGGTGGCGCAGGTCTCGGAGATGCCCCAGGCTCAGCCCGTGCCCCAGGCCCAGCCCGTGCCCCAGGCGTCGGAAGTACCGCAGATGCAGCCGATGCCGCAGCTGTCCGAGGTGCCGCAGGCACAGCAGTTGCCGGACGCGCAGCAGTTCCCGCAGTCGTCCGAGATGCCGCAGGCGGAGCAGGCCGGCCCGCAGCTGTCCGAGGCGCCGCAGATGCAGCCGGTGGCTGAGATGTCCGAGGCGCAGCAGGAGCCGCAGGGGTCCGAGATGCCGCAGATGCAGCCCGTGGCGCAGCAGGCCGACGCGTCCCAGCCGCAGCACGGTGCCCAGATGTCCCAAGTGCCGCAGGGTCCCCACGATTCTCGGGGCGGTCAGCCGCCGCAGGGCGCGGAGCCCGGCGCGCACGAGGCCGGTGGCCGCGATTCAGGGTCCGTCGACCTCAGCGGCGTACGCATGCCTCCCGCCGCTGCCGCCGCTGCTCAGACGCCGCAGCCTGCGCGTCGCCCGCTGCACCTCGGCCCGCCGATGCCCGAAGCGACCGGCGGAGTCGTACGCTCGCTGGCCGACCGGGGTCCTGCCGGTGCGGGGGCGAGTGTCGGCGCGAGTGCTACGCCGCCGAATCCCGTGCCCGTACGGAACGTCGTGCCCGTGACGACAGGCCCCGAGTACCTCGACATTCCGGGGGACGAGGCGGCCGCGCTGCCCGGGCCGCAGCTCGGCGCGATCCCGTCGCAGGTGGCCACGCCCTGGACGCCGCACGTGCAGCTGCAGGGTCCTGAGGCTGCTGCGCAGGAAGCCGCAGCAGAAACGGTCGTTCCGGAGGCAGTGGCTCCGGAGCCGCAGACGCAGGCCGCGCCCGAGGTGGAGCCGGTGTCGGAGCCGGTGGCCGAGCCGGTGGCCGAACCCGTTGCGGAGGAAGTTGTGAGCGTCCCGGCCGAGCCGAAGCCGATCGCTATAGAACCCGTGGCGCCGGAGCCGACCGAGCCCGCCGAGGCCGTAGCCCCCGAGCCGGAGCAGCCGCAGCCGGCGCAGGAGCCGCAGCCCGTCGGCGAGTTCGTGCCGGTCGACGGCTCGCTCCCGAGCACCCCGCACCCGGCCCCGGCGGCCGAATCCGTAGAGGTGGAGGTCGTGGCGGAACAGTCCGCCCCCGAAGCGGAAGCGGAAGCCGTACCGGCACCCGTCGAGACCCCGGCGCCCGAGGCCGAGCCCGTCGCCGCCGAGGCGCCCGCGGAGCCCCCGGTCGAGCAGCCGGTGGCCGAACCGTTGGCAGAGGTGGAGGCCGTGGCCGAGCCGACCGAGCCCGCCGAAGCCGAGGCTGAGGCCGTAGTCACCGTGCCCGCCCAGCGCGACGGCGGCGGCGCCGCAGAGCTCCCGGCGCAGTCGCAGCCCGAGGCCACAGAGCCCGAGGCCGCAGAGGCAGCGGCCCCCGAGGCCGACACCAGCGCGGACACCGGCGCCCACGCCACCGCCCCCGCCCCCGGCTACGACGACGCCGAGCGCGAGGCAGTCCTGCGCGTGATGCGCGAACGCCGTGACATCCGCAACGGCTTCCGCAGCGACCCCATCCCGCACGAGGTCCTCCTCCGCGTTCTCGAAGCGGCGCACACCGCGCCGAGCGTCGGCCACTCCCAGCCCTGGGACTTCGTCGTCATCCGCTCCGCCGAGACGCGCAGGTCGATGCACGAACTGGCCGCCCGCCAGCGCGACGCGTACGCGAAGTCGCTGCCCAAGGGCCGGGCCAAGCAGTTCAAGGAACTGAAGATCGAGGCCATCCTCGACACCCCGGTGAACATCGTCGTCACCGCCGACCCCACCCGCGGCGGCCGTCACACCCTCGGCCGGCACACCCAGCCGCAGATGGCGCCGTACTCCTCCGCGCTCGCGGTCGAGAACCTCTGGCTCGCGGCCCGCGCCGAGGGCCTCGGCGTCGGCTGGGTCAGCTTCTTCGACGAGCGCGAGATGGTCCGTGCCCTCGGCCTGCCCGAGCACCTCGAAGTCGTCGCGTACCTCTGCGTGGGTTACGTCGACGAATTCCCCGAGGAGCCCGAGCTGATGCAGGCGGGCTGGTCCAAGCGCCGCCCGCTGTCGTGGGTCGTCCACGAGGAGACGTACGGCCGCCGCGCGCTGCCCGGCGAAGAGCCGCACGACCTGCTCCAGGAGACCGTTTCCAACATCCGCCCGCTGGACGCCAAGGCGCTCGGCGAGGCCTGGGAACGCCAGAAGCGCATGACGAAGCCCGCCGGCGCGCTCGGGATGCTCGAAATCATCTCGGCCCAGCTCAGCGGCCTCTCCCGGATGTGCCCGCCGCCGATCCCGGAGCCCGCGGCCGTCGCCATCTTCGCCGGCGACCACGGGGTGCACGCCCAGGGCGTCACGGCCTGGCCGCAGGAGGTGACCTCCCAGATGGTCGCCAACTTCCTCGGCGGCGGCGCGGTCTGCAACGCCTTCGCGAACCAGGTCGGTGCGGAGGTCTGCGTCGTGGACGTGGGCGTAGCGGGCGAACTCCCCGCCACGCCGGGCCTGCTGCCCCGCAAGGTGCGTGCGGGTACGGCCGACTTCACCACGGGCCCGGCCCTGGCCCACGAGGAGGTGCTCGCCGCGATCGAGGTGGGCATCGAAACGGCGCGCGACCTGGTCGCCGCGGGCAACAAGGCGCTGCTCACAGGTGAGATGGGCATCGCCAACACCACGGTGTCCGCCGCGCTCATCGCGGTCTACACAGGCCAGGACCCGGCCGAGATCACCGGGCGCGGCACGGGCATCAACGACGAGATGCACGCCCGCAAGGTCGATGTCGTACGCCGCGCCCTGGACCTCCACCAGCCGGACCCGGCGGACCCCGTCGGCGTCCTGGCGGCGGTCGGTGGCCTGGAACACGCGGCCCTGGTCGGCTTCATCCTCGGCGGAGCGTCTCTGCGTACGCCGGTGATCCTGGACGGCGTCAGCGCGGGGGCAGCGGCCCTGGTGGCCCGCGCCATCGCCCCTGAGGCGCTGGCTGCGTGCATCGCAGGCCACCGCAGCGCGGAACCGGGCCACGTGGCCGCCCTCAACAAGCTGGGCCTGCGCCCACTGGTCGACCTCGACCTCCGCCTCGGCGAGGGCACGGGCGCACTGCTCGCGCTCCCGGTGGTGCAGAGCGCGGCGAGGGCGATGCACGAGGTGGCAACGTTCGACTCGGCGGGCGTCACGGAGAAGTAA
- the cbiE gene encoding precorrin-6y C5,15-methyltransferase (decarboxylating) subunit CbiE yields the protein MADRVTVIGWDGSPLTAAARSALAAATLVAGAAHHLALPEVPPGAERVRLGSVDLAARRIAGHRGTAVVMADGDPGFFGVVRTLRAPQHGLEVEVVPAVSSVATAFARAGMPWDDAQIVVAHRRTLRRAVNVCRAHTKVAVLTSPGAGPAELALLLQGVHRTFVICEELGTEREQVTVLTSDKAADHVWRDPNVVIVIGGSAGPPGHAAPAAPGGGWIAARDPAYPPPVRGWALPAQEYGEGAAVLGEGESAGLRAAQLARLGPRTGDLVWDIGSGSGALAVEAARFGAAVIAVDSDAGACDRTAAAARRFGVQLQVVHGNAPHVLEDLPEPDVVRIGGGGVPVVSACADRRPERIVTHAFTRDEAEAIGRALAESGYAVECALLQSVELDTELDTGAWSERDRSVVFLLSAKPLDRAP from the coding sequence ATGGCCGACCGGGTCACGGTGATCGGCTGGGACGGCTCGCCCCTCACCGCTGCGGCCAGGTCCGCTCTCGCGGCCGCGACGCTCGTCGCCGGAGCCGCCCACCACCTGGCGCTCCCCGAAGTACCGCCCGGGGCCGAACGTGTCCGTCTCGGCAGCGTCGACCTGGCCGCCCGCCGCATCGCGGGCCACCGGGGCACCGCCGTCGTCATGGCCGACGGAGACCCCGGCTTCTTCGGCGTCGTACGCACCCTCCGCGCGCCACAGCACGGCCTGGAGGTCGAAGTCGTGCCCGCTGTCTCATCGGTGGCCACCGCCTTCGCCCGCGCCGGGATGCCCTGGGACGACGCCCAGATCGTCGTCGCCCACCGCCGTACGCTGCGCCGCGCGGTCAATGTGTGCCGGGCGCACACCAAGGTCGCCGTCCTCACCTCCCCGGGCGCCGGCCCCGCCGAACTCGCGCTCCTCCTCCAGGGCGTCCACCGCACCTTCGTCATCTGCGAGGAACTGGGCACCGAGCGCGAGCAGGTCACCGTCCTCACCTCGGACAAGGCCGCCGACCACGTCTGGCGCGACCCCAACGTCGTCATCGTCATCGGCGGCAGCGCAGGCCCCCCGGGCCACGCAGCCCCCGCCGCCCCCGGCGGCGGCTGGATCGCCGCCCGCGACCCCGCATACCCGCCGCCCGTACGGGGCTGGGCGCTACCCGCGCAGGAGTACGGCGAGGGAGCGGCGGTGCTGGGGGAGGGCGAGTCCGCCGGACTGCGCGCCGCCCAGCTGGCCCGCCTCGGGCCGCGTACCGGCGACCTGGTCTGGGACATCGGCTCCGGCAGCGGCGCGCTCGCCGTGGAGGCCGCCAGGTTCGGCGCCGCCGTGATCGCCGTCGACAGCGATGCGGGCGCGTGCGACCGTACGGCAGCGGCTGCCAGGCGATTCGGCGTACAGCTGCAAGTCGTCCACGGGAACGCGCCGCATGTCCTTGAGGACCTGCCCGAGCCCGATGTCGTACGGATCGGGGGCGGGGGAGTCCCCGTCGTCTCGGCGTGCGCCGACCGCAGGCCCGAGCGCATCGTGACGCACGCGTTCACCCGCGACGAGGCGGAGGCGATCGGCCGCGCGCTCGCGGAGAGCGGCTACGCCGTCGAATGCGCGCTGCTGCAGTCCGTCGAACTCGACACCGAACTCGACACCGGCGCCTGGTCGGAGCGCGACCGTTCGGTGGTCTTCCTGCTCTCGGCGAAACCACTGGATCGCGCCCCGTGA
- a CDS encoding GNAT family N-acetyltransferase — MTTTLPDISISTDRLVLRPFEESDIPALTEMMNDEMVTAWTSAPHPYTTLDAERWVRRIAPSERTQGRGIALAVTEFLTQRLVGTVHLQHTNWRTKATEVAYVTAPWARGEGYATEAVLAVAQWIFRDLRFERLELRTAADNTAAQQVAQKIGCISEGVLRNAWIARTRTENGTDGGWTDIRTDLIVWSLLPEDLEGVADRMADAGGYGSYGDWN, encoded by the coding sequence ATGACTACCACCCTCCCGGACATCTCCATCAGCACGGACCGGCTGGTGCTGCGCCCCTTCGAGGAGTCCGACATCCCGGCGCTCACCGAGATGATGAACGACGAGATGGTCACCGCGTGGACGTCGGCGCCCCACCCCTACACCACCCTCGACGCCGAACGCTGGGTACGCAGGATCGCTCCTTCCGAGCGCACCCAGGGCCGCGGAATCGCCCTGGCCGTCACCGAGTTCCTCACCCAGCGCCTCGTCGGCACCGTCCATCTCCAGCACACCAACTGGCGCACCAAGGCCACTGAAGTCGCCTATGTGACAGCCCCCTGGGCGCGCGGCGAGGGCTACGCCACAGAGGCCGTGCTCGCCGTCGCCCAATGGATCTTCCGCGACCTGCGGTTCGAGCGCCTGGAACTGCGCACGGCCGCCGACAACACCGCCGCCCAGCAGGTCGCCCAGAAGATCGGCTGCATCAGCGAGGGTGTCCTGCGCAACGCCTGGATAGCGCGCACCCGGACCGAGAACGGCACGGACGGAGGCTGGACCGACATCCGCACCGACCTGATCGTCTGGAGCCTCCTCCCCGAGGACCTCGAAGGCGTCGCCGACCGGATGGCCGACGCCGGCGGCTACGGCTCGTACGGCGACTGGAACTGA
- a CDS encoding MetQ/NlpA family ABC transporter substrate-binding protein, whose amino-acid sequence MRKNIKITAAAAAAALALGLTACGTASDPGAKTESGGKADESKALVVAASPTPHADILNYVKDNLAAKNGLKLEVKEFTDYVLPNTATQSGEVDVNFFQHKPYLDDFNKKKGTTIVPVADVHLEPLALYSNKAKDLKDIEPGQTVAVPNDTTNEGRALKLLADNGLITLKDGAGQDAKLTDIKDKKGLEFKELEAATLPRALNDVDAAVINGNYAIEADLEPAKDSLAIEKAEGNPYANFLAVKKGNEKDARVEKLAKLLNSAEVKKFIEDKYAGSVIPAFGDVKS is encoded by the coding sequence GTGCGTAAGAACATCAAGATCACCGCGGCTGCTGCCGCCGCCGCCCTCGCCCTCGGCCTCACCGCCTGCGGCACCGCCTCCGACCCGGGCGCCAAGACCGAGTCGGGCGGCAAGGCGGACGAGTCCAAGGCGCTCGTCGTCGCGGCGTCCCCGACGCCGCACGCCGACATCCTCAACTACGTCAAGGACAACCTGGCGGCGAAGAACGGCCTGAAGCTCGAAGTCAAGGAGTTCACGGACTACGTCCTGCCGAACACCGCCACCCAGAGCGGCGAGGTCGACGTCAACTTCTTCCAGCACAAGCCGTACCTGGACGACTTCAACAAGAAGAAGGGCACCACCATCGTGCCCGTCGCCGATGTCCACCTGGAGCCCCTGGCCCTCTACTCCAACAAGGCCAAGGACCTCAAGGACATCGAGCCCGGCCAGACGGTCGCGGTGCCCAACGACACCACCAACGAGGGCCGCGCGCTCAAGCTGCTTGCCGACAACGGGCTCATCACGCTGAAGGACGGCGCGGGCCAGGACGCCAAGCTGACCGACATCAAGGACAAGAAGGGCCTTGAGTTCAAGGAGCTGGAGGCGGCCACGCTGCCCCGCGCCCTGAACGACGTCGACGCCGCGGTCATCAACGGGAACTACGCCATCGAAGCCGACCTGGAGCCCGCCAAGGACTCCCTCGCGATCGAGAAGGCGGAAGGCAACCCGTACGCCAACTTCCTCGCGGTCAAGAAGGGCAACGAGAAGGACGCGCGCGTCGAGAAGCTTGCCAAGCTCCTCAACTCCGCCGAGGTCAAGAAGTTCATCGAGGACAAGTACGCCGGCTCGGTCATCCCGGCCTTCGGCGACGTCAAGTCCTGA
- a CDS encoding methionine ABC transporter permease yields the protein MTWSEMQPLLSQGTIDTLYMVLWSTVVSIIGGLPLGILLVLTDKGGLLQNVAVNKVIGVIVNIGRSLPFIILLIALIPFTTLVVGTFIGPSAMIVPLAIGAIPFFARLVETAIREVDHGLVEAVQSMGGGVPTVVFKVLLPQSLPSLISGVTTTVIVLVGYSAMAGAVGGEGLGSKAVTYGYQRFETEFMLVTVVILIALVTVVQLVGDGAIRLLARRGRSAS from the coding sequence GTGACCTGGTCGGAGATGCAGCCGCTGCTGTCGCAGGGAACCATCGACACCCTTTACATGGTGCTCTGGTCCACTGTCGTATCGATCATCGGCGGCCTGCCGCTCGGCATCCTCCTCGTCCTCACGGACAAGGGCGGACTGCTCCAGAACGTGGCGGTCAACAAGGTCATCGGCGTGATCGTGAACATCGGCCGCTCGCTGCCGTTCATCATCCTGCTGATCGCCCTGATCCCCTTCACCACGCTGGTCGTCGGCACCTTCATCGGCCCCAGCGCGATGATCGTGCCGCTCGCCATCGGCGCCATCCCCTTCTTCGCCCGGCTCGTCGAGACCGCGATCCGCGAGGTCGACCACGGACTCGTCGAGGCGGTCCAGTCGATGGGCGGCGGCGTACCGACCGTCGTCTTCAAGGTGCTGCTGCCGCAGTCCCTGCCGTCCCTGATCTCCGGCGTCACCACCACCGTCATCGTGCTCGTCGGCTACTCGGCGATGGCGGGCGCGGTCGGTGGCGAAGGCCTCGGCAGCAAGGCCGTCACCTACGGATACCAGCGCTTCGAGACCGAGTTCATGCTGGTCACCGTGGTCATCCTGATCGCCCTCGTGACCGTGGTGCAGCTCGTCGGCGACGGCGCGATCCGGCTCCTGGCACGTCGCGGCCGCAGCGCCTCCTAG
- a CDS encoding methionine ABC transporter ATP-binding protein, with translation MITTTGLTKVYPSRGREITALDGVDLHVREGEVYGVIGQSGAGKSSLIRCVNLLERPTAGTVTVDGQDLTALAGRGRRAGKELREARSRIGMVFQHFNLLSSRTVKDNIELPLEILGVSGQARSRKALELLDLVGLADKAKAYPAQLSGGQKQRVGIARALAGDPKVLLSDEATSALDPETTRSILQLLRDLNRQLGLTVLLITHEMDVVKTICDSAALMKKGRIVESGTVSELLATPGSELAQELFPVGGQASGPGRTVIDVTFHGEAATQPVISQLSRTYNIDISILGAAMDTVGGKQIGRMRIELPGPYEENVVPVGFLREQGLQVEVVDEDVPADVPADRAAAVPAQTPALAKEGTK, from the coding sequence GTGATCACCACTACGGGCCTGACCAAGGTCTACCCATCGCGAGGCCGCGAGATCACCGCCCTGGACGGCGTCGACCTGCACGTCCGCGAGGGCGAGGTGTACGGAGTCATCGGCCAGAGCGGCGCCGGCAAGTCCTCCCTTATCCGCTGCGTCAACCTGCTTGAGCGCCCCACCGCCGGCACCGTGACCGTCGACGGCCAGGACCTCACCGCACTCGCCGGACGCGGCCGCCGCGCCGGCAAGGAGCTGCGCGAGGCGCGCAGCCGGATCGGGATGGTCTTCCAGCACTTCAACCTGCTGTCCTCACGCACCGTGAAGGACAACATCGAGCTGCCGCTGGAGATCCTCGGCGTCTCCGGTCAGGCTCGCAGCCGCAAGGCACTGGAACTCCTCGACCTCGTAGGCCTCGCCGACAAGGCCAAGGCCTACCCCGCCCAGCTCTCCGGCGGCCAGAAGCAGCGCGTCGGCATCGCCCGCGCACTGGCCGGCGACCCCAAGGTGCTGCTCTCCGACGAGGCCACCTCGGCCCTCGACCCCGAGACCACCCGCTCGATCCTCCAGCTGCTGCGTGACCTCAACCGGCAGCTCGGCCTGACCGTCCTGCTCATCACGCACGAGATGGACGTCGTGAAGACGATCTGCGACTCGGCCGCGCTGATGAAGAAGGGTCGGATCGTCGAGTCCGGCACGGTGAGCGAACTGCTCGCGACGCCCGGCTCCGAGCTGGCGCAGGAACTGTTCCCGGTGGGCGGCCAGGCGTCGGGTCCCGGACGGACCGTCATCGACGTCACCTTCCACGGTGAGGCCGCGACGCAGCCGGTGATCTCCCAGCTTTCCCGTACGTACAACATCGACATCTCGATACTCGGCGCCGCGATGGACACCGTCGGCGGCAAGCAGATCGGACGGATGCGCATCGAGCTGCCCGGTCCGTACGAGGAGAACGTCGTCCCCGTCGGCTTCCTGCGCGAGCAGGGGCTCCAGGTCGAAGTCGTCGACGAGGACGTGCCCGCAGACGTACCGGCAGACCGAGCCGCGGCCGTACCCGCGCAGACTCCCGCACTGGCCAAGGAAGGTACCAAGTGA